A region from the Hypomesus transpacificus isolate Combined female chromosome 11, fHypTra1, whole genome shotgun sequence genome encodes:
- the LOC124474183 gene encoding protein SLX4IP, whose amino-acid sequence MPPLKFVIKCGNHAVLVDLYSLPLGSLVDSWITTEHIEEVTELIRGAVDQRVKLLKETYYWRGLPKHKREPAPAETLSVQGILSTSCCDLHPGPLPTMPTLLGAVNQRHSYHRSPSCPL is encoded by the exons tgtgggaACCATGCTGTGCTGGTGGATCTCTACTCTCTGCCCCTGGGCTCCCTGGTAGACAGCTGGATCACCACAGAGCACATAGAG gaagtgacagagctGATCAGAGGTGCTGTGGACCAGAGGGTGAAGCTGCTTAAAGAGACCTACTACTGGAGAGGCCTGCCCAAGCACAAGAGAGAGCCAGCTCCTGCAGAAACACTCAGTGTACAAGGTATCCTCTCCACGTCATGCTGCGACCTGCACCCAGGGCCCCTCCCAACCATGCCCACGCTGCTAGGCGCTGTAAACCAGAGGCACTCATACCACAGGTCTCCATCCTGCCCCCTCTAA